The Pempheris klunzingeri isolate RE-2024b chromosome 15, fPemKlu1.hap1, whole genome shotgun sequence genome contains the following window.
CCTGTATTCTGGTCTTCCTGAAGTCCACAACAATCTCTTAGTCTTTTTGGTGTTAAGGATGAGAACACCAGTCAGTAAGGTTTTGCACCTCCTCCCTGTATGCTGACTCATCTGCTAACTTAATGATGGTGTTAGTTAGAGGCTGCTCTGTTGGATAGTATATGTGCTATCTTATGGGTGCATGTGTTTCAGTGACAGAATGAAAGCCATGGAGGAGCAGATAGCCAGTCTAGCAGGTCTGGTGCACCATGCTCTGTCAATGGGACCAAATCTTCCAGGAGTCAAGGACCCTGTCAGGTCTGTAAACTGTTATCTTTTTAAGCCAACAGCCACTTATACAGAAGCAGCTATTCAAGTGAGCACTGGTATATAaaaactgaaccaggaaataatCAGTATCTCAGGTATTAACATGAAATTTGTTCTGTATACTGTATAAACATTGCCTAGACCAGGGGGGCCCACACTCTTTCGGCTTGTGAGCCGGTCGAtcgcgatcgacgtattgggcacccctggtctaGACCAATGATGTCTAGGTTTATTAAGTTAttgttactgtctgtgtgtcttttcagaGAGACTGCTGGACGCAAACTTCTCAACAACAGACCTGGTGAGatatctatttttttcaattacagCCACTGGTGACATCACCAGCCACCAAGAACATGCATCTTATGCTCTGAACATGATGATGAccttaaaatcattttcatgtttgacCTTCAGGAGTGTCACCTGAGCCTCAGAACCCTGATGTTAGGATTGAAAACTTCAGCCCTGGCCCCCTGGCTCTTCAGCTCCGTCCCTCTGACAGTGGGCTGCAGCAGAGCTTGGTGTTAGcaaagacaaatgtgtgtgagCTGCGACTGCAACTCAACCAACTCAGACACTTACAGGTACTGAGCTGTATACTCACTAATTATAGTCAATGAAACCATCACgatcatcatcattttaatgacaGCTGACGTGGATACAAAATGACTACACTGTAGGTGACGGTTTATTTGTGGTTAATGTGAAAAGGacagtattagtattatgtATTAGTGTCCACAGTGCATCTGTAGCTTCAGTCATGTGACAATATATGGGCAGGGGTGAGAGGGATTTACATCAAATCCTGAAGATGTGATTGGGTTGCTCAAAGAAGAGTAGAGTAGGTAGAGAGATGCTGAGCTGTAGGACTATTCTCCTCCATCCCCATTGTTAGACTGAGAAGAGGAGAGTGGAGATGAAATCAATAAACTGGTTactaaaatgcaaacacactcacatattgCTTTGCTACTCATGAGGTAACAGTGAGatttattaatcaaaaacattttaaaggaaagaaaatgtatacATATGTCAAACATATAGACATATTTGGCATTGTAACAACATACATCAACAATTAAGAGCGCAGGGTTAGAGTTAGGTTAGGTGAACCTAGTCCTAACCTAAACATACTCTACTGTAGCTGGACAACATGGTGTTATTTTCTCATATGGTGTTGgtgtatatagatatataggtATTATTACTTTGTACTGTTCAACTGTCAGTGGGATattcagaacacacacataggtGCTAAAGCTGCTAAAGCTGCAGTACTCATTAGATCCATCAATACAAAACTGACTGAAGAACATGATTATGGTTTTGCTATTCTTTGAGTTCCGCCACCAATGAGCCAATAAGTCACATTGTCATTATATTTGAAAATAGTTCATCCTCTTGGGAGCATGATACGTTCACAAATTGAATGCCAATCTGTCCgttagatatttttttatcacttataaatatatataaatgtttgGCTAGATTGTGTGGTGGTAAAGTTAGGACTTATTCTTAAGTGATCAGCTGTTATAGTAAGTATTGTTGTTGAATCTCAGTTCCTGAGCTGATGCATGTGTTCCAGTTGTCAACCCAGGAGAGTGTGAGTTCAATGCTGCGGATAGCAgggcaggagctgctggtgctgatgtgTGATCAACTATCTCTGTCTGAGATGAcggcacacagacagagagctgaGATAGAGGAGGAGCAGATCCACTACCTGGCTACGAAGGAAAGAATACTCACACAGCTCAGGTATGAATATGCTTTGAAAATATCGGTTTTTGAAGTAAGACTATGTagcttttgaaaaacaaatagcaAAAAAAGTCAatctttacaaataaaaaaaaaaaaaaccctataTTTTTAGCATTGACCATTAACAAGTAATCAAGACTTGTGGACACTGTTCAACAAAAGTTACTTAAGATAGCTTGAAAGGAtcaaatcatattttatttttgtcttattgTCATTTTAAGCATTTGTCCATCAATAACTTCTCCACACAATCTGTGGCACCTGCTCTCTGTTTTATAACAGATTTAGTTCAAACTattaattctaattattattaacatCTTACCTAGCCTAGTACCTATGCCTCTAAAAGATAATTACATGTGTTTGAACAGTTACATACAATAGGTTGACCCTTACTCATCCATTACACCAGTAATCTTATAGCCATATTAGAATCTTATACATTCTGTGGGATTGACTCACTGAAGCCTCCAGAAAGACATGCAGCTGTTTAATTTCCAGCAAACAAGTTGATCAGAGAAACAGTGAtactaccaccaccacacacaatACTACTACACTGCACAAAACTTTCAATTCCAAAATGTAAGGTGTCAGCTGGGTTCTTTTGCCAAACGTTGAAGCACAGCAATTCTATAGGTGGCCATGATTTCTTACGTGGTGTCATCATTTACACCCTCTGACACCACGCCCCCAATGATGTCACCGAAGCTAAAGCCAAATCATTAGTGGCATAAAAGGCACAGCATGGCAACATCTTTAGGCCgagacaaaatgagaagaaaCATATTGTTAAAAATAGAGCTAGGGGGATGGAAAGTGATTTGATCTGGTGTGACATGGGTTTCCAGAGACATCAGAACTCATTctcatgttagcatgctacacACTGACGTAGCCCAAATGACTCAAATGACAAACAGAAgcctggcttttttttttacatacaaattTGAGAATGAGCGTGACACAATTCTATCTCCCTAAACCAATCCAAATCATGTATTTCACTTTGTATTGCTCAGCAACCTAGCTTCTATGAATTGAGAATTTGAGCATTTGAGGATAATTTACACATAAAATATTTGAGTCCACCCCCCACACTGCTCACCATTGACTCTGctcatcacacacagagacttttgcttgttttcctcctctatGCTGACAATAATGTCAAGGAGTAAATCAGCCAATAGGCACACTTACTGCCCACATCACTGGTGTTTGACCACAAAGCATGCTTTAGAATCTccaattaaaaaatatatttaaaaacaaactgtagcTCCCCTCCAGTTTAATTACGGACGACAAGGCGTTCTTTTTCTTACAGACATTTATTCCAACATGACAGTGCCATGAATGCCATGAATGCCATGAATGCCGTGagaactgaataaataaatatacaaatatatataagtTGGAGCACAAATTCAAATAAACGACAAAGAAATgcataataaatacaaacagcacaatgtaaaaataggCATAGCTACATTTCATACCTCATTGGCCGCATAAACTTTGGGGGAGAAACTTCCAAATCAAAAACGATGCCCTCTTCAGTCCTCTTATGGACTCATAGTATTAACAGGTGCACTGCTCCATGTGGCGTCTGCTATAGTGCATCTAAATATATTACCTGACCCCAACAAGGTAACAACATTTGTTCCACATAAAGGTTCCTCTTTAAACAATATTCACCATCGtgtgttttaatcttttaagcttatttctataaaacaacataaaatattattttattaactaaattattcttgtttttaacttaaaataatgaaatgaatgtctCTCGTTGTGGCAGAACAGCAATTTGAAGGTTATTGAAAGTAAAAGAATACTGTCAGCATAGTCTTTTGAATACTATCATCAGAAAACAACCTGTGTCATTGCTTAGACATTGTCAAACTAGTTCACTTGGTAAAGTGTTGTCAACAGGCAGGAAGATGTTAGAACTCTTACCTGCATGTGTCGACTGTTACGGCCACAcacttgatgtgtttttaacctCCCAGTGAACTGGAAAACTATGTGGACTTTTTGCGAAGACGCTCTGCCTCTAGTCCAGACTACCTGTCAGTCACTCTGAGAGATGTGGAGGAGGGAGCAGTCAACCTGAAGAAGGTTGGGGAAGCTCTGACCATCCTTCAAGGTTAGTGGACTTTAGCTGTTGGGCTGCAgttgtgtgtaaaatgtgtgtgtgtgtatttcttgtTGTAGTTTGACTGGTTTCTTGGtatatttacattcagtaaAAGCAATACAATTGAGAGATGAACATAATGTTAGTTAATAATATATTTGGTAGTTTGTTTATTGTAAACCATTTTCACAGGAACTATGAGAACTATCCTTAAACACCTCACTGTGCTCTGTTAACACACTAGAAACAGTAACCCCACATATCGCATTGGAAGCTCCCTTGAATGATTTCCACCATAAACATCATGGGTTCAAAATAATTGCTTGACTTATATTTCTGTAAGAATTCTCATAAGTATCTTGCCAACAACCAGTGTTGGCTTAAAAACGCATTATATGTAAACAGATGAAGGAAATCTATGATACAGACTACAGTGGAAACCCCTTATAGCGGTTACGGCTACAGTAATCAATCACCTTTATGTATCAAAAAGTCTGGGACAGAATCTCTCCTATGCAAATGTTACTTGgcatacagtacaggccaagagtttggacacaccttctcattcaatgcgttttctttattttcatgactatttacattgtagattctcactgaaggcatcaaaactatgaatgaacacatgtggaattatgtacttaacaaaaaaaattgattgattgattgattggttgatttatTTAAGCATGTTCAAATGTGATTAGGCAGATTTACTTGACGCTGAAAGTCTGCATAGACTTAAATGTTTCTGCACAAAAGATAGAGCAGGAATCTATAAGAATCAATAAGGAATCAGACAGATAAGCAAGATCAATAATCGAGGTAAAGAGGGCTGCATAGGTTGATCTTCTGTGGGCGGTCAAAAGATAAGAAACTTTCAACTgatgaaaaatgtagaaatcGGTGCCTTTATGTGTCAATAATCACACTCTCTTGATCACAGACTGTTGGAATGATGTTTAAGTGGAGGAAGAAATCTTTTCAGATTAATGTCAGATTCcctgtcttcttttctctgtcagtgatgtgagatcaatcaatcaatcaatcaattaatcaattaatcaatctttattcatatagcgccaattcataacagagttatctccagactctttccataaagagcaggtctagaccaaactctttaatcagagagagaccaacgattcaggaattcaacatgaaggattcaagaatccccacatgagcagcatcagatgttatattaggacacagtggaggaagaactcccctttaacaggaagaaacctggaacagacccagacTCAATgtgggcagctttctgtcagggtccgtgttgggtggaggttgcCAGGTCAAAGTTGCCATGTGTCTAATGACTTTGCATTCCACCCCTTTGCACACattcctgtaaaaaaaaattgcaacaGGGTGGGAGGCATTGGGATTTATGAGCTCTGATATGTGACACCTCCCAGATAAACTGTCAGAATACCGTCATAACAGCTAAAGTTCACCATAACCAGGCTTTATTTGTGCAAGCTGCCTTGAGAAACCGCAGTTGGAGATAACAGGGAAAGGAGTTTCTTTGTTGATCCAGGCTTTCTGCTTCAGGACCTGTGTGTGATCCCATCAAAGAGGCATTGGATGGATCATTTGACACAAAGTGAACAAATCGATTTATGCATGCCGCCTACTTTAGTCAAGAAAAGCAGGTTGTTAAAATGGAAAGATGGagaatattctttaaaaaacgCAGCAACACTGTTGTTTTCATCTGGTTCTGTATGCCTTCTCAAACAGTGTatttgaacaaaaataaaatgaattttagTGAAATATTATTTGGGATAAATAACCAATAGACAatcaattttgtttttatttttaatgataattCAGACACACCTGGTTGGAGAGTGATTCATTTTAGGTATTATCCTAACATTTCTTTGCAATTGCTCAAAGTGTTTAGGTGCTTTTGTTGATTGGTTGTCTTCTAGGTGAGTTTCCAGAGCTGCAAATGAAGATGCGCTCAGTGTTGAGGCTAGAGGTGGAGGCAGTGTGTTTCCTGAGGGAGGAGCCTCATAACATTGACTCCATGTTAAAAAGGGTCAAAGCCCTGACTGAAGCCCTCAGTTGTCTCCGCAGGTACTCATTAACTTCACTCATAAGTAACACAGTTATGTTTAGCAGGAAAAGAATCCTGGTGTGTCTATGATCATCTTTATCCTCACTGTTAtcatcaggtgtgtgtcagagtcaaacccccaaacaaacaaaggacCACTGAAGACCCAGAGCCCCCAGAGCCCCCAGAACTCCCCCAAACCCCAGCCTCGATCCTCTGTCATGCCCCCTCTGCCCACCCCTTCTCTCTCTGGGAGTCAAGCGGAGGTCCGCCAGGTGAGCTCAGCCTCCCCAATCATGGCCTGCAGAATGAAGAGCACAGCAACCACTGCGATCCAgccctcccaccaccaccccagCCCCCCACTGACACCCACACACGGACAAGACTCCCCCACTGTGTCCAAGGTATAGCACTGATAATTGTTGCGTTTGCTGCATGattataaaatgatgaaatgtgagCCTGAGCACATAAACAGGTGTCTTGTTAAGAACTGTTGTATTGTTAAGGTGAGTCCtcacagcagagagagcagcccTGCCCTGCAGAGGAGACTGGGCCCTCTGCAATCTGACGACATCAACCAGCCTGTACCGACACCAAGACAGGAGAGCAACACTGACCAAACTGTCATAAAACACATACAGATGCATACTGAGGTCAGTCCTCAATATATACTCACTCTATTACTCTGTTTTATTCTGGTaattggtaaatggtctgtatttgtagagctcctttctagttatttcaactactcaaagcgctttacatcacatcctcattcacccattcacacatcattcatacaggaggaatgtaagcTGGAGGAGAATATTATGTCAGACTattatttcacacactgaagctgcttcaggagcaagttggggttcagtgtcttacccaaggacacttcgacatgttgacccataggagccgACTCACATGACGACCTAACAACCCTAACAGTGTTTAAGCCTGACCTCCCTACCAGTCAgttagaactgaagaagcctcttggatgggaggcgaaatgtcttcaagtaccttcaacaagtccagttgacttttgctcaactcctaagtGTCATGATCCTGCATTTTGTTAAGCtccgtttttgtctcgtctcctgttgtcttgtcatttcctgttgtaTTTTGTAGTATCCCTGTTTTTCCTCGTCTCGGTTTTCCTTGTAACTGCTACCCAGCACCTGCGAGGTGTGCCTCTGGGAGATTGCCCAGTATTTTAAGTCATCCATTGTATAAAGCTCTGATACAAACCTCTATTTCAATTTGGGAATACATTTATTCTAGTTTGTACATTTAGATAATATTAATGACATTTAGTGTATTAAGAACACATTGCTTTTAAGGTTTTAGTTAAGTTTAGTTATGAAGATCCCTCACTGTTCCAACAAGCACTCATCCACTGCTCAACTGTCAGTCTGGACTAACATCATTCTGCATCTCTTTGCTAGACCTCTGGTAGCAGCGTCAGCTGTCCTGGTCAGCGATCCCACACCAAGTCTCGCTACTCATCCTCTACTGGATCACCAGAAAAAACCTCTAAGGGCCAACAGCAGGCCACCCAGGAGGACCCCAGCCAGGTAAATCAACTCTGAGAGACCTGAGATTAGCAGCTCTGCATCAGCATAGACTGAAAGAGAACTGGAATAATGCTCCATCCATGGTATCTGGTTCTGAGATCATAGATAATCATATCATAGATTCTACTTACCATGAAGTTTCATAAATATTACTCTACCTTTAGGTGGACTCCCACTGTACAGTAAAAGAATTGAACTGACtttactcattttatttctcaaaCAGTAGCAAGCAATAGCTTCAGTCAAGGTTGAGTATTTTATTACgttaatttacaaaaaatgttcaatgttaatgctaaatgtttttatttatttagacaattttaatttaaaaattctaCAGTAGATAAATagtacttttttaaatttaccTATAAATAGATAGATTAGAGGGAACTAGATTCAATCAATTCTGTTTtatagtaacagtaacacaattttcagaaaatgtcaattGCAATAATTGCATAGTCAATAGTTGGAAAAATTAGTGAATAATATTGTTTTACTGATTTCACTGTTTGCAGTGAGTTGAGTTCTCAGTTGAGAATGTATTGTACCTTCCTATTTTGTGGAGATGTGGATCTTCCTCAAGTTATATCTGTCTGtttatgtctgtttgtgttcctCTTCACCATGGCACACCTCTGTCAAGATATCCATTCATGCCCCTATAACCAAACGTAGTTGTTGATCTTTTGAAAACTCAACACAGTTGACATTTGAGTCTGTAGATCAGTGGGGTGTCCCTGCATGTGACCTGTACGTTCACTGTATACAGCCATTCATCCTCTGGCAGTGAGTGAAATATTATTTTAGTGTCAAAAAATCTGTAAtgtcagtggatatgatggacctgattttagcaatcTAGCATCTATTTTGTAAGGACATGTGGATGAATTTTATTGAACAGTAGACTGTATAACTTCTTACCATGAGTAACGGCTTGGCTGGCCAAAGCCGTGGAAATGAGAGGTCTGTGTACTTAgattcagtgttcagtgttcttGACATATTCTGTGGTGTCTGTTTGCAGGCTGACAGCAGGAGCAGTAGAGCAGCTGGGGATACTAACCATTCTTTCATTACTTTGTGTGCCTGTAATATCAtagctctgcctctctgtccacTCCTCACTGCTCAGACACCACCAATAGCCTTCAAAACATCTACTTCTTCACCTTCAGcttcttccacctcctcctctgggaaacactctctgtcccctctcctctttctgttgGGTGAAAAACCCCTTTTCAGACTCCCAACTTTACTGTCCCTCTCAgttcctccttccctcttcctcaTAAGTCTTTTATCCTGTCTCTGAATAGGAGTCTCCTCCTCTCGTCTAGCCACATCTTGTCACCATCCCACGCTAATCTCAGCCATTGCAGCAGCAAACGCCAGCACCGCTTTGTCCTTGCGCCTGCCTCCAGCACCACTTCCACCTTGCCAGCACAGCTACTACTCTTCATCATCCTACTCTTCATTCTcaccctccttctcctccacctgctcctctctgtcccacccctccttctcctcttcctctccctcccagtcctctctcctcctctctaccaTTGTCAGTCATGGAGCGAGGAGCGTCCAAACATCAGCATCCGACCCCAGCTCTCCGGGACGTGGCAAGAAACGTGTTGGAGGTCAAGCTGGCCAAGTCTTGAGCGCGGCAGCAGGAGTCCCGAAGGACgcagtgtgattttttttttttatccacaattTAGTCTTTAAAACATGCAAGAGCAAACAGAAATGGGTGGAACATACCCAACTGATGTGCTAAATTGCAGTATGTTTACCTACAAAGATAAGgtttgtaaaattaaaaagaaatgtcagtATCCTGTCCTATAACCATACATCAGAATTCAACATTGAcagcaataaaagcacaaacaggCAGTGCCTTGTGTTCCAGCAGATGGTGTTACATAGAGTGGTGGATAAAAGTACATTGGTTTGATCACTGCCTTACAATAACATTACCATATTATTAGCTTGTCACTCTCACTGCCGATGGAGTGAATCAACACCCTCACAGGTGTCTCCACATGTGCTCACTGATtggacctctgctcaggtgaaAAGTAGGTGTTTTCACAGAACTGGGAGATATTTAAATGACATGTACCAGTAAAAATGGTAAAGGTGCAAGTTTTACTGTCTAAACAGGTGCAGCAAATCTAACAGAGTGAGGGAGATTTCAATGATGAAATCTgtacacaccaacacagcagGCACAATAAGAATACAGCTGTGTGGGTGTACACAGGTGTGTTAGGCCGAATCCTTACCAAAAGGTTCATGTACTGTGTTTATGTTGATGACTATCCACTAATATGTTCACATTTGAAACCCTTGTGTTGATATCAGTTGGCCTCCGTGTTGGTTGGGGTCTAGTCCACCCTGTTATTAGTTTTGTAAAGTCACATGCTAGCATCTGATATCCAGGCTACTGGACCTCTGCACATaatctatatatctataatcTATGACCTATAATTgtcaaaatgtagaaaagtaCACAAATCTTCAAAACCTTCAGCCCCACTGTTATAGATTTATTAAGACATTGACTCAAGTttagttcttcttcttctcttcattcttcttcttcttcttcttattattattattattattacatatcTGCATGATTATCTTCTACTACAACATTTCACAGAAAGCCTTTCTAAAACCCCTCTGGAAGACGGATCTTCGAGTGACAATTTCTCCACTGCTGCTTTACTATGTCACAtaagatataaaataataagaataaaaatgtcatttgaatATAGACTAAATGGGTGAACagagtttatttttcttcaacTAGTTTTACATAGTTTCAACTTTGATTGCAATCAGTCCTCCTAGTAGAACAACCGCTTTTGGATTATTGATGTATGATGTTGAGTAGAAGTTGTAATTATCAATGTCCCAAAGACAATCCTTTATGTAGATGAAGTataatatagaaataatatacaggcatattgtattgtattatttgtAGCTTCTTGGTTATTCGTATTTCATTCGTAGTGAgttgtttgaagtgttttttgtcAACTTTCATTACACTGCCAATGTAAGTTCATCATCACAGATGTGTTCAGGCTGTCTGTAAAACTGAATCCTCAAAGAACACAGGGACAGTCCACCATTCTGGGAAATCTCTTTATCAGAGTCAAATGAGTAGATCAATACCAGTGCGAAGGGATGTCCGAGACATTTCCCAAACATTTCAGACTTCTGACtttgcagacaaacaaaactgtTAACTTTTGAAAATACCAAATCAAACCACAATCTTTGCTGACATTAAAAGGTTTTTAGTAGCTTCACCACATGTGGCACGCAGAACATTAGTGTCTGTGGTGTCCTACACTTGTACATCCACCATCGTCGTCTATGCACTCTAAAAATGAAGCACTTTGCTAACTGGAGAAAACATCCTCAGTGAACATCCAGTTACTGTTTGTATAATTATAACTTGCACAGACAAACCGCCATGATGAAGTTATAGATGCTTTTTTgttagaggaaaaaaacacactgacttcTTGCATACCAAGAATATTTTATAAATgcaatctaaaaaaaaatgtagtgaGAACTGCTCCTGAAACACGACAGCCTCCACTGTTTTCCACCATTGTCTTTTCTAATCTTTGGTGAAATACACAGAATTCAAGAGGTTACAGGTTTGAATAAACACTTCAAACACTGGATCTCCCTTGTAAACACTGAGATGAACTGACTCATTCATTTTATGATCTGACTCTGAGTAAGACTGCTATtctatttcctaaaatgtcagcCTGTTCTTTTACAGACTTCTTTCTGATCTTCTGTAAGGCAGCCGCATGAGCTTTAATACACCAATACCTTTGGTTTGATAATGTGATTTGATACACACTGTGTGGACCTTCTACTGTGTATttgaatgtgtatttttcatACCTAAAGGCACAGTTTAATATAATCTCCCACTTGGATGCAAAtagattatttcttttattgGTTGTGCATGCCTTTAACTCTGCCTTTAACTTCCTGAGTTTACACCACATCGAATAACTgtattctctctttttgtaaaatgttgacTGAAGTTTCCTATGAGTTTGGAGAATTAATAAAGGGCTTCCAGAGTGTTTAATcatcagctgctcctgctgtccTGGTTTATTTAACAGTGCAGTCCAGTGTTGTGCCAGTAGAGGGCACTAGAGGCCCAACTGTGGTCTGATTCATGCTTCACATTTTCAGACCGTCTACTCAGCACTTCACTGTTACTCAAGGTAGAGCTCATCTAAAGTGTTCTGTTAATAGTAACAAATCTTAACAatccccttttttttaaatgtctgtacagtaaaatattaaacaaaagGAGGTAATTAAATAAACTGGAGAATCCTTTGCTGAAAAAATTGTGTGTGATTGCTGTGACGgctttataatgaaaaaaaatctttttttttgtaacataaaaactgttaattaccaaaacaacataaaaatccattaaatcatgtttaaatatttctataCTGAAACATTTCTGTTCTAATATTTTGCACGTCAACTATTCTCTTTCAACATGGAGGAAACATTGAACAATCGAACATTCAGCACAAGGTATCGATGACTGTCAAGCACTCATTGAAAGAATTACAGATTAGGATCCACTGGCATCAGACAGTTATCACTAAAATGGCAATTACAGGCCTCATTTGTGAGATGATCTAATAACCTG
Protein-coding sequences here:
- the LOC139214213 gene encoding sickle tail protein-like → MGHQDCMRKQVRFKATGNTHPPESSPCIGVLGLMEPQDPLTSEAMSDGEVVPPTVPFTRGSKARASLPVGSSSGQTRERTGVLYLQYGEETKQVRMPAEISSQDTLRALFVTAFPHQFTMKMLQSPSMAIYIKDTSRNVYYDLEDIRNITSHSCLKVYHKDPAHVFNHHARPANREGRVSSITKDSSHSPVHNLSSSSRSTLCSLQGSMSPPTVRSMPSSPSRMAYTGGCTGGGAGLVDLVSAMLPQERLSGAGRSNTLCYNSSAILERRDIKPDENAGSSKSMALVVRSEGGPHYPDTYCSSLQDGAGGRLSITSSQCSAPLMGYGNSMEHQTGSLHRHKIRKYGDSQHLPLGTKTPPLSPHRVNEVQMIDRQSIGGLSPERMSPIHQWRDSNGATVEIVNRSRRSYSLSSTSSVFVDGHLEQHNRQGYVTASNTQSDRMKAMEEQIASLAGLVHHALSMGPNLPGVKDPVRETAGRKLLNNRPGEISIFFNYMSPEPQNPDVRIENFSPGPLALQLRPSDSGLQQSLVLAKTNVCELRLQLNQLRHLQLSTQESVSSMLRIAGQELLVLMCDQLSLSEMTAHRQRAEIEEEQIHYLATKERILTQLSELENYVDFLRRRSASSPDYLSVTLRDVEEGAVNLKKVGEALTILQGEFPELQMKMRSVLRLEVEAVCFLREEPHNIDSMLKRVKALTEALSCLRRYSLTSLIKSNPQTNKGPLKTQSPQSPQNSPKPQPRSSVMPPLPTPSLSGSQAEVRQVSSASPIMACRMKSTATTAIQPSHHHPSPPLTPTHGQDSPTVSKVSPHSRESSPALQRRLGPLQSDDINQPVPTPRQESNTDQTVIKHIQMHTETSGSSVSCPGQRSHTKSRYSSSTGSPEKTSKGQQQATQEDPSQSSLLLSTIVSHGARSVQTSASDPSSPGRGKKRVGGQAGQVLSAAAGVPKDAV